The following nucleotide sequence is from Deltaproteobacteria bacterium HGW-Deltaproteobacteria-6.
TGGGGGCGGGCAGGGGGCCGGTTCTTTCCACAAAAGCGGCCATGCATAAAAGCCTGTTTCGCGCGTCAAATAAATACAGAAAAGCAGCATTTTCTCCGTTCATGTCCCGGAACTCATACTGGTAATTGGTTATTTCTGCGCTGACATTCGGCATAAGAAGGATCTCCTTTCCAACTTTTAGTCTGCTGTCGGGATTTGACCATGATTCGATACTAAATTCAACATGATTTTGAGATGATGGCGATGCCCACCTGTGCAAAGCGCTTTCATGCGATATCCGGCAGGTATCATAAAATCATTGCCTGCATATCCAAGGTATGATAGGCCAATTAACGATTATTCCAAATTTATTCCAGTATCATGGACAGCGGGGGGCTTTGCATGAAAATACGGGTATTGGGTTGTCACGGGGCGCAACTGCCTGATCACAATACGACAAGTTTTCTGCTTGAAAATAATATCCTGGTTGATGCCGGGACGATCACTCAGGTATTGACACTCGAAGAACAACTCCGCATCGATTACATATTTGTAACGCACGCCCATCTGGATCATGTGCGCGACATCATGTTTCTGGTGGATAATCTGTATTATGCGAAGCGGGAAAGGCCTTTGATTGTCTGCAGCAGCAGGGGAATCATTGAAAATATTCATCGTCATTTGTTCAACAATGTTATCTGGCCTGATTTTTCCAAAATTCCCAGCGCCAAAGCGCCGCTGATCAAGTTCGAGATTTTAACGCCGGGCAGAAAAAAAGTATTGGGTGATATCCAGGTGCGGGCGATCGGCGTTCATCATACCGTGGAAACCATGGGATTCATGATCGAGTCGCAAGGCAAGTCAGTTCTTTTTCTGGGCGATACAGGGCCTACTGAGAATGCCTGGAAAGCCGCCAGGGCCATGAAGGGGCTGAAGGCGATATTTGTGGAAACGTCTTTACCCGGCAGTATGCAGGGCATCGCTGACAAAACAGGGCACCTCACACCCCTGACACTCGCTTGCGAACTGGAAAAGTTGAAAAATGCAAAACCGGAAATTTATCTTTATCACATGAAACCCCGTTATGCTGCGATGATCAGTCGCGAAGTGGCAGCAATTCAAAACAGAAAAATACACATCCTGAAAGATGGTCAAGTCATCCGTATTTAATTTACCGGCAACCTCATGAAGAAATTTTCTCCCGGCGCCTATCTTTCCAGCCTGAATATTGACGTCATGCGTTTTGGCCTGGAGGCGATTACTGAACTTTTAACGCGTCTCGGCAATCCGCAAAGCAGCTATAAAACCATCCTCATCGGCGGCACCAACGGCAAGGGGTCCACCGCAGCCATGCTGGCTTCAATTCTGCAGCAGGCCGGTTTGAAGGTCGGTCTCTATACGTCCCCTCACCTGATCGATATTCGCGAAAGAATCGTCATCAATGGAGCAAAAATATCCCGCAGAGACCTGGGGGAACTGATTGCCGAGATCAAAGATTACACCTGGGAGCCGGTGACTTACTTTGAATATCTTACGGCGGCCGCCTTTCTTTATTTTTCCCGAAAGCGTGTGGATGTTGCCGTTCTGGAAGTGGGTCTGGGTGGACGGCTGGATGCCACTAATATCGTTGATCCTTTGGTTTCGGTGATCACCAATATCGCGTTGGAACATACGGCTTATCTGGGTAAAACGCTGGAATCGATTGCCCGTGAAAAAGCCGGAATCATCAAAAAGAACGGGGTTTGTGTCACCGCCGCAACGCAAAGAAAAGTCATCGATGTTTTTACCGGGACCTGTCGCACCCGACATGCCCGGCTTCTGAGACTCGGAATTGATTTCAAAATTAAAATCCATCGGGATGAATCCATATCCTATGAAGGTCAAAACCGGAAAATTAACGGTCTGATTATACCTCTGCGGGGGCCGCATCAGCTGTGCAATACGGCACTGGCTCTTGCAGTCGTTGAAATTATGGAGCAGAAAGGTTACCGGATCGATGATCAGGCCGTTCATAAGGGACTGGCAAAAACCCGCTGGGAGGCCAGGCTGGAAATCCTGATGTCGAATCCGCTATTTCTGCTGGATGGCGCGCATAATCCGGCGGGTATGGCATCGCTTTGCCGCGTCCTGGAAAAGGATTTTCCGGGCCGTCGCCTGATCTTGATCTTCAG
It contains:
- a CDS encoding bifunctional folylpolyglutamate synthase/dihydrofolate synthase; protein product: MKKFSPGAYLSSLNIDVMRFGLEAITELLTRLGNPQSSYKTILIGGTNGKGSTAAMLASILQQAGLKVGLYTSPHLIDIRERIVINGAKISRRDLGELIAEIKDYTWEPVTYFEYLTAAAFLYFSRKRVDVAVLEVGLGGRLDATNIVDPLVSVITNIALEHTAYLGKTLESIAREKAGIIKKNGVCVTAATQRKVIDVFTGTCRTRHARLLRLGIDFKIKIHRDESISYEGQNRKINGLIIPLRGPHQLCNTALALAVVEIMEQKGYRIDDQAVHKGLAKTRWEARLEILMSNPLFLLDGAHNPAGMASLCRVLEKDFPGRRLILIFSALADKNYRRMLRRIAPLASGIFLPPLKTKRAVDPQVLAAFMESIGYQAAIPENVKASVLQALQCAGEQDLVCACGSLYLAGEVKEIFPEIICCDKRLATK